A portion of the Rhodopseudomonas sp. BAL398 genome contains these proteins:
- a CDS encoding TRAP transporter small permease, with translation MDRFIDAIEWIAAFFVGIVALNTFVAVFMRKFFAVTIPDYYNFGQFMLGILIFWGIAATSYRGTHITVDLVWANATPKYQRFIDIFATLVLLFVVTVQTYTLFDKVVTTRADHIVTMDLQIPIWPFFLVSWIGDVSAVLLIAIRTYRLIFHPEDIHDAKVKPVE, from the coding sequence ATGGACCGCTTCATCGATGCGATCGAATGGATCGCGGCGTTCTTCGTCGGCATCGTCGCGCTGAACACCTTCGTCGCGGTGTTCATGCGCAAATTCTTCGCGGTGACGATTCCGGACTATTATAATTTCGGCCAGTTCATGCTCGGCATTCTGATCTTCTGGGGCATCGCGGCGACCAGCTATCGCGGCACCCACATCACCGTCGATCTGGTCTGGGCCAATGCCACGCCGAAATATCAGCGCTTCATCGACATCTTCGCCACTTTGGTTCTGCTGTTCGTGGTGACGGTGCAGACCTACACGCTGTTCGACAAGGTGGTGACGACCCGCGCCGACCATATCGTCACCATGGATCTGCAGATCCCGATCTGGCCGTTCTTTCTGGTGTCGTGGATCGGTGACGTCTCCGCGGTGCTGCTGATCGCGATCAGAACCTATCGCCTGATCTTCCATCCGGAAGATATTCACGACGCCAAAGTCAAACCGGTGGAATAG
- a CDS encoding TRAP transporter substrate-binding protein, translating to MRRAILALLLAASVTPALAQDKTVNWKVSLWVPPAHPLVPATKEWAEDIERASGGTIKMSVFPSQQLGKAFDHYDMARDGIAEVTYVNPGYQPGRFPIAAAGQLPFVFADGKKGTLALNEWYHKYAPTEMKDTKLCFAFIHDPGTLHSKKKIVVPGDLKGLKVRPAQSTIGEMVTMFGGTNVQASAPESRDAIERGVADAITFPWGSIFLFGIDKVVKYHMDVPLYTTVFTYNIGLNAYNALSANQKKIIDDHCTPQWASRVTDPWTDFEANGRVKMKALKDHEVYPLTAPQLAEWKKAVEPLHASWAEAVKKAGGDPVAIDADLKAALKKYDAGL from the coding sequence ATGAGAAGAGCCATTTTGGCCCTGCTATTGGCCGCCAGCGTGACGCCCGCTTTGGCGCAGGACAAGACCGTCAACTGGAAAGTGTCGCTCTGGGTGCCGCCGGCGCATCCGCTGGTGCCGGCCACCAAGGAATGGGCCGAGGATATCGAGAGAGCCTCGGGCGGCACCATCAAGATGTCGGTGTTCCCCTCGCAACAGCTCGGCAAGGCGTTCGATCACTATGACATGGCGCGCGACGGTATTGCCGAGGTGACCTATGTCAATCCCGGCTATCAGCCCGGCCGGTTTCCGATCGCCGCCGCCGGCCAGCTTCCCTTCGTGTTCGCCGACGGCAAGAAGGGCACGCTGGCGCTGAACGAATGGTACCACAAATACGCGCCGACCGAGATGAAGGACACCAAGCTGTGCTTCGCCTTCATCCACGATCCCGGCACGCTGCACAGCAAGAAGAAGATCGTGGTTCCGGGTGATCTCAAAGGCCTCAAGGTGCGGCCGGCGCAGTCGACGATCGGCGAAATGGTTACGATGTTTGGCGGCACCAATGTGCAGGCCTCGGCGCCGGAATCGCGCGACGCGATCGAGCGTGGCGTCGCCGACGCGATCACCTTTCCCTGGGGGTCGATCTTCCTGTTCGGGATCGACAAGGTGGTCAAGTATCACATGGATGTGCCGCTCTACACCACGGTGTTCACCTATAATATCGGCTTGAACGCCTATAATGCGCTGTCGGCGAACCAGAAGAAGATCATCGACGATCATTGCACGCCGCAATGGGCCTCGCGGGTGACCGATCCGTGGACCGATTTCGAGGCCAATGGCCGGGTCAAGATGAAGGCGCTGAAAGATCACGAGGTCTATCCGCTGACCGCGCCGCAACTCGCCGAATGGAAGAAGGCGGTCGAGCCGCTGCATGCCAGCTGGGCGGAGGCGGTGAAGAAGGCGGGCGGCGATCCGGTGGCGATCGACGCCGACCTGAAGGCGGCGTTGAAGAAATACGACGCCGGGCTGTGA
- the pobA gene encoding 4-hydroxybenzoate 3-monooxygenase — protein MRTQIAIIGAGPAGLLLGQLLHQYGIDNVILERKDPDYVLSRIRAGVLEQSAVALLDEAGVGGRLHHEGLVHDGIEIAFGGTRHRIDLKQACGQSVTVYGQTEVTRDLMEARAAAGLTTIYDAADVSLHDFDGEHPTVRYIKHGVSHELSCDFIAGCDGFHGVSRQSVPASAVHNFERVYPFGWLGLLSETPPVSPELIYTNHPRGFALCSMRSTHRSRYYVQCSLDDDIAQWSDDRFWGELKRRLDPQAADHLVTGPSIEKSIAPLRSFVAEPMRFGKLFLAGDAAHIVPPTGAKGLNLAASDVHYLSTALREFYGEKSSAGIDAYSGRALQRIWKAERFSWWMTSMLHRFPDSDGFSGRIQSAELDYLIGSQAATASLAENYVGLPY, from the coding sequence ATGCGGACACAGATCGCAATCATCGGCGCGGGGCCGGCGGGACTGTTGCTCGGGCAGTTGCTGCACCAATACGGCATCGACAACGTCATTCTCGAGCGCAAGGATCCGGACTACGTGCTGTCGCGAATCCGCGCCGGCGTGCTGGAACAGAGCGCGGTCGCGCTGCTCGACGAGGCCGGCGTCGGTGGGCGATTGCACCATGAAGGCCTGGTGCATGACGGCATCGAGATCGCGTTCGGCGGCACCCGCCATCGCATTGACCTGAAACAGGCCTGCGGCCAGAGCGTCACGGTCTACGGCCAGACCGAGGTGACCCGCGACCTGATGGAGGCGCGCGCGGCGGCCGGGCTGACCACGATTTACGACGCCGCCGATGTCAGCCTGCACGATTTCGACGGCGAGCATCCCACGGTGCGCTATATCAAGCACGGCGTCAGCCATGAGCTGTCCTGCGATTTCATCGCCGGCTGCGATGGCTTCCACGGCGTCAGCCGGCAGAGCGTGCCCGCCAGCGCAGTGCACAATTTCGAGCGGGTCTATCCGTTCGGCTGGCTCGGCCTGTTGTCCGAGACCCCGCCGGTGTCGCCGGAACTGATCTATACCAATCATCCGCGCGGCTTTGCGCTGTGCTCGATGCGCTCGACCCATCGCAGCCGCTATTACGTGCAGTGCTCGCTCGACGACGACATCGCGCAATGGTCCGACGACCGGTTCTGGGGCGAGTTGAAACGCCGGCTCGATCCGCAGGCCGCCGATCACTTGGTCACCGGCCCCTCGATCGAAAAGAGCATCGCACCGCTGCGCAGCTTCGTCGCCGAGCCGATGCGGTTCGGAAAACTGTTCCTGGCCGGCGACGCCGCCCATATCGTGCCGCCGACCGGCGCCAAGGGGCTCAACCTCGCGGCCTCCGACGTGCATTATCTGTCGACGGCGTTGCGCGAATTCTATGGCGAGAAATCCTCGGCCGGGATCGATGCTTATTCGGGCCGCGCGCTCCAGCGGATCTGGAAGGCCGAACGCTTCTCCTGGTGGATGACCTCGATGCTGCACCGCTTCCCCGACAGCGACGGCTTCAGCGGCCGCATCCAGAGCGCCGAACTGGACTATCTGATCGGCTCGCAAGCCGCGACCGCCTCGCTGGCGGAGAATTATGTGGGACTGCCATATTGA
- a CDS encoding DUF2848 domain-containing protein: MVDITFTLDANGARTPMTLPITQTVIAGWTGRDPVARDHHIAELEAIGIARPASTPIYYRVAAARLTTTASIECSGGESSGEVEFVLIGAQGRILVGVGSDHTDRKVETYNITVSKQMCDKPIAPQLWDFAELADHWDAIVLRSFATIGGARLLYQEGKLDGMLPVDELIARGFGGTGLPDGCALFGGTFAAKGGIRPATRFDFEIEDPVLGRVIRHGYDVIELPVLG; the protein is encoded by the coding sequence GTGGTTGACATCACCTTCACGCTGGACGCCAACGGCGCCCGCACGCCAATGACGCTGCCGATCACCCAGACGGTGATCGCCGGCTGGACCGGCCGCGATCCGGTGGCGCGCGATCATCACATCGCCGAGCTCGAAGCCATCGGCATCGCGCGCCCGGCCTCGACGCCGATCTACTACCGGGTCGCCGCCGCGCGGCTGACCACCACGGCCAGCATCGAATGCAGCGGCGGTGAGTCCAGCGGCGAGGTCGAATTCGTGCTGATCGGCGCGCAAGGCCGCATTCTGGTCGGCGTCGGCTCCGATCACACCGACCGCAAGGTCGAAACCTACAACATCACGGTGTCCAAGCAGATGTGCGACAAGCCGATCGCGCCGCAGCTGTGGGACTTCGCCGAGCTCGCCGATCATTGGGACGCGATCGTGCTGCGCTCCTTCGCCACCATCGGCGGCGCGCGGCTGCTGTATCAGGAAGGCAAGCTCGACGGCATGCTGCCGGTCGACGAGTTGATCGCGCGCGGCTTCGGCGGCACCGGGCTGCCCGACGGCTGCGCATTGTTCGGCGGCACCTTCGCCGCCAAGGGCGGGATCAGGCCGGCGACGCGATTTGATTTCGAGATCGAGGACCCGGTGCTCGGCCGCGTGATCCGCCACGGCTACGACGTGATCGAATTGCCGGTGCTGGGCTGA
- a CDS encoding amidase, with product MTSLPTLAALAADLDAGRTSARQLVDQCLARIADPSGEGARAFVHVDTKAAIEAAEAMDRLRAVKAAPSPFAGIPVSIKDLFDIKGQVTRAGSRALDDNPPADADAPTVARLRRAGFVVIGRTNMTEFAYSGIGINPHYGTPKSTWQRQIGHVPGGSSAGGAVSVADGMSHATLGTDTGGSCRIPAAFNGIVGFKPTQSRVPLDGSVPLSFSLDSIGPLARSVACCATLDAVLADEKVTPLRPRRIAGMRLAVPTTLALDELDDAVASAFERALGLLSDHGALIERIAVPEFLDIAPMSAKGGLTAAESYAWHRFLIVAQGDVYDPRVRSRILRGESQSAADYVDLIQARKSLIARASQRIAPYDALVLPTTANTPPTIAEMADDNAFTKANLLALRNCTLFNMIDGCAISLPCHRDGEVPVGLMLAGIGGSDRRIFELAAGMEDIIRG from the coding sequence ATGACCTCGCTTCCCACGCTCGCCGCGCTCGCGGCCGATCTCGACGCCGGCCGCACCAGTGCGCGCCAATTGGTCGATCAATGCCTGGCCAGGATCGCCGACCCGAGCGGCGAGGGCGCGCGCGCCTTCGTTCACGTCGATACAAAGGCGGCGATCGAAGCCGCCGAGGCGATGGACCGGCTGCGCGCCGTCAAGGCGGCGCCGTCGCCCTTTGCCGGCATTCCGGTGTCGATCAAGGATCTGTTCGACATCAAGGGACAGGTCACCCGCGCCGGGTCGCGCGCGCTCGATGACAATCCGCCGGCGGACGCCGATGCGCCCACGGTGGCGCGGTTGCGCCGCGCCGGCTTCGTGGTGATCGGGCGCACCAACATGACCGAATTCGCCTATTCGGGGATCGGCATCAACCCGCATTACGGCACGCCGAAAAGCACCTGGCAGCGCCAGATCGGCCATGTCCCCGGCGGCTCCTCGGCGGGCGGCGCGGTCTCGGTCGCCGACGGCATGTCGCATGCGACGCTGGGCACCGACACCGGCGGCTCGTGCCGGATTCCGGCGGCGTTCAACGGCATCGTCGGCTTCAAGCCGACCCAGAGCCGGGTGCCGCTCGACGGCTCGGTGCCGCTGTCGTTCAGCCTCGACAGCATCGGTCCCCTGGCGCGCAGCGTGGCCTGCTGCGCCACGCTGGACGCGGTGCTGGCCGACGAGAAGGTGACGCCGTTGCGGCCGCGCCGGATCGCCGGGATGCGCCTGGCGGTGCCGACCACATTGGCGCTCGACGAGCTCGACGATGCGGTGGCTTCGGCGTTCGAGCGTGCGCTGGGGCTTCTGTCGGACCATGGCGCGCTGATCGAACGGATCGCGGTGCCGGAATTTCTCGACATCGCGCCGATGAGCGCCAAGGGCGGCCTCACCGCCGCCGAAAGCTATGCCTGGCATCGGTTTTTGATCGTCGCCCAGGGCGACGTCTACGATCCGCGGGTGCGCAGCCGCATCCTGCGCGGCGAGAGCCAGAGTGCCGCCGATTATGTCGACCTGATCCAGGCGCGCAAATCGCTGATCGCCCGCGCCAGCCAGCGGATCGCGCCCTATGACGCGCTGGTGCTGCCGACCACCGCCAACACCCCGCCGACGATCGCCGAGATGGCCGACGACAATGCGTTCACCAAGGCCAATCTGCTGGCCTTGCGCAACTGCACGCTGTTCAACATGATCGACGGCTGCGCGATTTCGCTGCCGTGCCATCGCGACGGTGAGGTTCCGGTCGGGCTGATGCTGGCCGGCATCGGCGGCTCCGACCGGCGGATTTTCGAACTCGCGGCAGGAATGGAAGACATCATCCGTGGTTGA
- a CDS encoding Zn-ribbon domain-containing OB-fold protein has translation MAEPARAKPKPTPETQHFWDGTNAGELRLQRCDDCANVYFPPRPFCPACGCRKVSVFKASGKAKLYSYVINHRPAAPGFTPPYAIAVVELDEGPRMMSNILDCPQTPEALELDMKLEVAFEKLDDQITLPQFRPAKG, from the coding sequence ATGGCCGAACCCGCCCGCGCCAAACCCAAACCCACACCCGAGACCCAGCATTTCTGGGATGGCACCAATGCCGGCGAATTGCGGCTGCAGCGCTGTGACGATTGCGCCAATGTATATTTCCCGCCGCGGCCGTTCTGCCCGGCCTGCGGCTGCCGCAAGGTCAGCGTGTTCAAGGCCTCCGGCAAGGCCAAGCTCTACAGCTATGTCATCAATCACCGTCCCGCCGCGCCCGGCTTCACCCCGCCTTACGCGATCGCGGTGGTCGAGCTCGACGAAGGTCCGCGGATGATGAGCAACATCCTGGATTGTCCGCAGACGCCGGAGGCGCTCGAACTCGACATGAAACTGGAAGTGGCATTCGAGAAGCTCGACGACCAGATCACCCTTCCGCAATTCCGCCCGGCGAAAGGCTGA
- a CDS encoding thiolase C-terminal domain-containing protein: MRRNQVAVVGAAETTELGVIPNMSQLQLHADAALNAMADCGLKPSDIDGVATAVETPQQIAHYLGITPTWVDGTSVGGCSFMLHVRHAAAAIEAGLCKTVLITHAESGKSMIGKQPRFTPPDSLNGQFEAPFGVYGPPSMFPIPVLRYMKTHGITHEQIAMVAVVQREWAAKNPRATMKKPITVEDVLNSKMIAYPFRILQCCLVTDGGGALILTSAERAKDFKTKPVYILGTGESVETPMVSQMQTFDSSRAFRTAGPTAFKEAGISHSDVDHLMIYDAFAHLPLYGLGDLGFMPHEETGKFIADGNTRPGGKLPLNTNGGGLSYMHSGMYGMYALQESVRQMRGIAPAQVPGAKISVCHGVGGMFAASGTIIFTNEA, translated from the coding sequence ATGCGCAGAAATCAAGTTGCCGTCGTCGGCGCCGCCGAGACCACCGAACTCGGCGTCATTCCCAATATGTCGCAGCTGCAGCTGCATGCCGATGCCGCGCTCAACGCGATGGCCGATTGCGGGCTGAAGCCGTCCGACATCGACGGCGTCGCCACCGCGGTCGAGACCCCGCAGCAGATCGCTCATTATCTCGGCATCACGCCGACCTGGGTCGATGGGACCTCGGTCGGCGGCTGTTCGTTCATGCTGCACGTCCGCCATGCCGCGGCGGCAATCGAGGCCGGGTTGTGCAAGACCGTGCTGATCACCCATGCCGAAAGCGGCAAGTCGATGATCGGCAAGCAGCCGCGCTTCACCCCGCCCGACAGCCTCAACGGCCAGTTCGAGGCGCCGTTCGGCGTCTATGGCCCGCCCAGCATGTTCCCGATCCCGGTGCTGCGCTACATGAAGACCCACGGCATCACCCATGAGCAGATCGCCATGGTGGCGGTGGTGCAGCGTGAATGGGCGGCGAAGAATCCCCGCGCCACGATGAAGAAGCCGATCACCGTCGAGGACGTGCTGAACTCCAAGATGATCGCCTATCCGTTCCGCATCCTGCAATGCTGCCTGGTCACCGATGGCGGCGGCGCCCTGATCCTCACGTCAGCGGAGCGAGCGAAGGACTTCAAGACAAAACCGGTCTATATCCTCGGCACCGGCGAGAGCGTCGAGACCCCGATGGTCAGCCAGATGCAGACCTTCGACTCCTCGCGCGCGTTCCGCACCGCGGGTCCCACCGCCTTCAAGGAAGCCGGGATTTCGCACAGCGACGTCGATCATCTGATGATCTACGACGCCTTCGCGCATCTGCCGCTCTACGGCCTCGGCGATCTCGGCTTCATGCCGCATGAAGAGACCGGCAAATTCATCGCCGACGGCAATACGCGGCCCGGCGGCAAGCTGCCGCTCAACACCAATGGCGGCGGCCTAAGCTACATGCATTCCGGCATGTACGGCATGTACGCCCTCCAGGAGAGCGTGCGGCAGATGCGCGGCATCGCGCCGGCGCAGGTGCCGGGCGCCAAGATCTCGGTCTGCCACGGCGTCGGCGGCATGTTCGCAGCGTCGGGCACGATCATCTTCACCAACGAGGCATAG
- a CDS encoding SDR family NAD(P)-dependent oxidoreductase produces MSTTKSLDGKVIVVTGAGRGIGREIALLAAAEGAKVVVNDPGVAADGSGTDAAPADEVVEEIKKRGGTAIANFETVAEAVPASKIIKMAVDTYGKLDGVVNNAGILRDAIFHRMSIDAFEQVIKVHLMGSFYTSHAAARLFREQESGSFVHFTSTSGLIGNFGQANYAAAKLGIVGLSKSIALDMNRFNVRSNCVSPFAWSRLIGTIPTETEDEKARVARMQQMGPEKIAPLSVFLLSDAAKDVTGQIFAVRMNEIFLMGQSRPLRSIHRDGGWTCQTIAEHGMPALKSSFYKLDRSADIFNWDAI; encoded by the coding sequence ATGTCCACCACCAAATCACTCGACGGCAAAGTCATCGTCGTCACCGGCGCCGGGCGCGGCATCGGCCGCGAGATCGCGCTGCTGGCCGCCGCCGAGGGCGCCAAGGTCGTCGTCAACGATCCCGGCGTCGCCGCCGACGGCTCCGGCACCGACGCCGCGCCGGCCGACGAGGTGGTCGAGGAGATCAAGAAGCGCGGCGGCACCGCAATCGCCAATTTCGAGACCGTCGCCGAAGCCGTCCCGGCCAGCAAGATCATCAAGATGGCGGTCGACACCTATGGCAAGCTCGACGGCGTGGTGAACAATGCCGGCATCCTGCGCGACGCGATCTTTCACCGCATGAGCATCGACGCCTTCGAGCAGGTGATCAAGGTGCATCTGATGGGCTCGTTCTACACCTCGCATGCCGCGGCGCGCCTGTTCCGCGAGCAGGAGAGCGGCAGTTTCGTGCACTTCACTTCGACCTCGGGGCTGATCGGCAATTTCGGCCAGGCCAACTACGCCGCCGCCAAGCTCGGCATCGTCGGCCTGTCGAAATCGATCGCGCTCGACATGAACCGCTTCAACGTCCGCTCCAATTGCGTCTCGCCCTTCGCCTGGAGCCGGCTGATCGGCACCATTCCGACCGAGACGGAAGACGAAAAGGCGCGCGTGGCCCGGATGCAGCAGATGGGCCCGGAGAAGATCGCGCCGCTGTCGGTATTCCTGCTCAGCGACGCCGCCAAGGATGTCACCGGGCAGATCTTCGCGGTGCGGATGAACGAGATCTTCCTGATGGGTCAGTCGCGGCCGCTGCGCTCGATCCACCGCGACGGCGGCTGGACCTGCCAGACTATCGCCGAACACGGCATGCCGGCGCTGAAATCGTCGTTCTACAAGCTCGACCGCTCGGCCGACATCTTCAACTGGGATGCGATCTGA
- a CDS encoding OmpA family protein, whose translation MLYLLTHYWIWLAVALVAGVVTPLLSNRLNWAADLADFWLKRVGVVLAVLIVLIVARTIDGRPGLLLEAACALIIAYLAGSLVGGAAVRLMPVRYEGWWIGLFATGLIWLVFAIVAYPTIEPALRIHVAAAVENAGGDPLDIDVAGRDVLLPTDVAKRAELIKEIRQVPGVRLVADVDSLSGAALAAKTVARLEAAKAEAAARAEAAARAEAAASAQAMAAAEAAAKAKAADAAVKAATEAKAAAAAEAAAREVAAKETAVKEAAAKEAAAKEAADKPETDTSQQLANADSANLTIAKPAIATAPPMLDAPACQAEILALTAQQKINFERGSAELDKDSLPVLAQLAAVVARCPDAAIEVAGYTDSAGQKARNQALSQRRAEAVVGRLSKIGIGSAKLSAAGYGADKPLASNKTPEGRAQNRRIEFVVK comes from the coding sequence ATGTTATACCTGCTGACGCATTACTGGATTTGGCTCGCGGTCGCACTGGTTGCTGGTGTGGTCACCCCGCTGCTGTCGAACCGATTGAATTGGGCTGCGGATCTCGCGGATTTTTGGCTGAAGCGGGTCGGCGTGGTTCTTGCCGTGCTGATCGTGCTGATCGTCGCGCGGACCATTGACGGCAGGCCCGGATTATTGCTGGAAGCTGCTTGCGCGCTGATCATCGCCTATCTGGCCGGAAGCCTCGTCGGCGGGGCTGCGGTGCGGTTGATGCCGGTGCGCTATGAGGGCTGGTGGATCGGGCTGTTTGCGACCGGCCTGATCTGGCTGGTCTTCGCCATCGTGGCCTATCCGACGATCGAGCCCGCGCTGCGCATACACGTCGCCGCGGCGGTGGAGAATGCGGGCGGCGATCCGCTCGATATCGACGTCGCCGGGCGCGACGTGTTGCTGCCGACCGACGTCGCCAAGCGCGCCGAACTGATCAAGGAAATTCGCCAGGTGCCGGGCGTCCGCCTGGTCGCGGATGTCGACAGCCTCAGCGGCGCTGCGCTGGCGGCCAAGACGGTCGCCAGGTTGGAGGCCGCCAAAGCCGAGGCCGCGGCCAGGGCCGAAGCTGCAGCACGGGCAGAGGCGGCGGCGAGCGCGCAAGCCATGGCGGCAGCCGAGGCTGCCGCGAAGGCGAAGGCCGCAGACGCGGCGGTCAAGGCCGCCACCGAGGCGAAGGCCGCCGCGGCGGCCGAAGCGGCGGCGAGGGAAGTTGCTGCCAAGGAGACTGCCGTCAAGGAAGCAGCAGCCAAAGAGGCTGCAGCGAAGGAGGCCGCCGACAAACCTGAGACGGATACATCCCAGCAGCTGGCAAATGCGGATTCCGCAAATCTCACCATCGCCAAGCCGGCGATTGCGACTGCGCCGCCGATGCTCGATGCCCCGGCCTGCCAGGCGGAAATACTGGCGCTGACGGCTCAGCAGAAAATCAATTTCGAGCGCGGTAGCGCCGAACTCGACAAGGACTCGCTGCCGGTGCTGGCCCAATTGGCCGCCGTGGTCGCGCGCTGCCCGGATGCTGCGATCGAGGTTGCGGGCTACACCGATTCAGCGGGACAGAAGGCGCGCAATCAGGCCTTGTCGCAGCGCCGCGCCGAAGCCGTGGTCGGTCGGCTGAGCAAGATCGGGATCGGCTCGGCCAAACTCTCCGCGGCAGGCTATGGCGCCGACAAGCCACTCGCCTCCAACAAAACCCCGGAAGGGCGCGCGCAGAATCGCCGCATCGAGTTCGTGGTGAAGTAG